The following nucleotide sequence is from Candidatus Neomarinimicrobiota bacterium.
GAGGCGGCTCTTGAGGAACAGGCTGAGCACTACGTAGATCTGATCGGGAGACACCTGGATGATCACAGGGAATCATCCGGTGAAACGGGAATGCTCACCGCGCCATTTGATGCCGAATTGTTTGGCCACTGGTGGTTTGAAGGGCCCAAATGGCTTGGGAAAATCCTTCGGAAATTGCCCGAGAAGGGAATCTCACCAACTACCTGTGGCAATTACCTGGATGCTCACCCTCCGCGGGAGGTTATCAGTCTTCCTGAAGGATCCTGGGGGAAGGGAGGGTTTCACTATATCTGGCTCAACGAATCGACCGAGTGGACCTGGAAGGAGATTTATGCGCGGGAAGAGAGATTCCGGGAACTTGTTGACAAATGGAAAGGCGATATTGAACCTGTGATGCAGCGGCTTCTGAAGCAGATGGCCAGGGAACTCCTCTTGCTGGAAGCGTCTGACTGGCAATTTCTCATATCCACGTGGTCGGCGAAAGACTACGCCGAAGATCGGGTAGCCGTTCATGCCCAGAGATTTGATGAACTGGACGCCATTCTGAACACGTATCAATCTGAAGGAATGGTCTCAGATTATTCCCTGCATAACTTAAGTTTCCTGGAGAATGAAGATTCTCTTTTCGATGAGATCGATATCAGCAAGTGGGGTCACACGGGGAGAGATGAAGCGTCATCCTGACGTTCACTAACACTCAATGAGAGTCCTTTTCGCGGTCGCGGAAGTTACCCCTTTCTCGAAAGCTGGAGGCCTCGCGGATGTCGCCGGGGCTCTCCCTGCGGAACTGGCCCGAATGGGGCTCAAAATGGTTGTAATATCTCCACTATATTCTCTTGTCAGGGAGCGAGGCACGGGACTGAATTTTGCAGGGATATCGGGTACTGTCCTCATGGGAAAACGCTCGTACGGCTACAAGGTTCACCGAGTATCAACGGTGGAAGAGGTTACCCTGGATTATCTTTTTGTTCAGAACAGTGAATTCTATGATCGTCCAGGCATTTACGCCCAGCCTGACGGAACTGGTTTTGCCGACAGTAATGCCCGATTCTTCTTCTTTCAAAGAGTCCTTGTCGATCTGATCGGCAAAGGCGATCTCGACCCGGAAATTGTACATCTTAACGATCACCACACAGCCCTTCTTCCACTGCTCCTGGCCAATCGAGGGATACGAGCGCGCACTCTTCTAACGGTACATAACTTCGAGTATCAGGGTTCTTTCTCACCGAAAGAACTGTCGTTATTGGAAGAAAGAGACAGAAGCCAAATCAGGCGGCTATACCCCCGTCGTCCCGGAGAATCATACAATGCTCTGGAAATAGGTCTCCGCCAGGCCCACCGGGTAAATACGGTGAGTCCAAGTCATGCCAGTGAACTCTTGAAGACGGAAGGACATTCCTTCGGACTCTTCAACGTACTGACCTCCATCAAGTCGAGATTCTCGGGAATATTGAACGGCGCTGATTATTCCATTTGGAATCCGAGCTTGGATCCCTACCTGGATATCCGTTATGACGTCGATAGTCTTGACGGAAAGACAAGGAACAAGAGCAAACTTCTTAAGGAATGTGGGCTGCCGGATCGTCTTGACGACCCGTTGATGGGATCCGTTTCACGGCTCGTGGAGAGCAAGGGATTTCATCTCGTCCTGGGCATTGCCGAGAAACTCATCCAGTGGGACATCAGGATGGTGTTCCTGGGTACAGGGGACGAGATAATCAAAGAAAGACTGGAAGCACTGGCAAACCGCTATCCGGGTCATGTAGCATTTCATCACGGCTTCGATGAAGATCTGGCTCATCAGATCGAAGCTGGCGCCGACATGTTCATGATGCCGTCGGAATTCGAGCCCTGTGGACTTAATCAGATTTACAGCCTGCGATACGGAACCATCCCAATTGTTCACGAAACGGGGGGACTGGCGGACACGGTCGACAACTGGAATGGTTCAAAAGGGAACGGATTTGTCTTCAAGCGCTATACCGAAAGGGCCTTCCTGCGAGCCGTCGGGAAAGCGATCAAGGCTTATAGGCAGCCTTCAGTCTGGAGGAGAATCATGAGAAATGCTATGAAGGAGGATTTCTCGTGGTTTCGTGCAGCTATGCACTACCGGGAATTGTATTCGGTCCTCCTGTCGGAGGAAGGTGATTCTTGAACGTCACCTCACGAGTTGACGCAATCGTTCTCGGGGGAGGCCGGGGAGCAAGGCTCTGGCCCCTGACTCGAGAACGGGCAAAACCTGCTGTACAGATTGGCGGGAAACACCGGCTTATTGACATTCCATTGAGTAATTGCATCAATTCGAATATCAAACACATCCGTATTCTCACTCAGTTTAATACCGCTTCCCTCCATCGGCACATCTTTCAAACGTACACGTTCGACATTTTTTCCCGGGGAAATATTGAACTCCTTGCGGCCCAACAGACTCTGGAGAATGCCACATGGTTCCAGGGAACTGCCGATGCAGTACGTTCCTACTGGGAACGCTTTGTGAATCTACCCACCACACATTTCATCATTCTTGCTGGAGATCATCTGTACAGAATGGATTATCGCGAGTTTTTCCAGGCACATCTGGACGCCGGAGCCGACGTAACCATTGCCTTGAAAGCAGTCCTAGCCGAGAATTCCTCGGAATTTGGCATTGCTAAATGTGATAGTTCTGCTAGAGTAATTGACTTTCTGGAAAAACCGGCGTCCACTGCGTTGGCAGATGTTTCTACAGAGGGGTGGGTCACCGATGAACACGCCCTTGCTTCCATGGGAATATACATCTTCAACAAGGATGTGCTCAACGACGCCCTGAAGATGGACGGAGATGACTTCGGGAGAGAAATTATCCCTGCAGTTGTCAAGAAATATGACACTTTCGGGTATCAGTTTCACGATTATTGGGTGGACATTGGCACAATTGGGGCATTCTACGAGGCCAACATGGACTTGGCGGGACCAGCTCCCGAATTCGAATTCTACAGTGCCCGCGATCCCATCTACACCCGCCCCAGGTTTCTGCCCGGAAGCCGTGTTTCCAACGCCAAGATTGTTGATTCCGTGGTGAGTGAAGGTTGCATTGTGGGGAAATCCGAAATCCGTCATTCCATTCTCGGTATGCGATCCATTGTGGGCAATGGTGTGTCTCTGGATGGCGTCTATGCGATGGGGGCTGACTTCTATGAATCGGAAATTGGCGGTAAGACGTATCCAGGAGTGGGTATAGGGGACAACTCGATCTTGCGGAAGACCATTCTCGACAAGAATGTCAAAATAGGCAAGAATGTGGTACTGGAGAACAGGGCAAATGCTCAGAAAGAGGATGGGGATTTCTACTCCATACGGGAGGGAATTATCGTAATTCCCAAAGATACGGTCATTCCTGACGGAACTATCGTGTGAAATGATACACCTGGGAGGACAAGTCTGAGAAGCGAACCGTGCATGTCATCGACTATGTCATAGTTGCGGTTTACCTGGGTGGGATTGTGTTGGTGGGACTTCTGCTGCAGAGGAAGGCGTCCCGGGACATTGACTCCTACTTTCTTGGAAACCGGAATCTTCCCTGGTGGGTGCTGGGAGCGTCGGGGATGGCCTCGAACACGGATGTGGCGGGGACCATGATCAACACCGCCTTCATTTACGCCCTCGGAACAAAGGGCTTTTTCATCGAGATTCGAGGAGGCGTCACACTGATCATGGCGTTTCTCATGATCTTCATGGGAAAATGGAATCGCCGGGCACAGGTCATGACTCTCGCCCAGTGGATGCATTTCCGGTTTGGCACGGGAAGAGAGGGTAATCTCGCCCGAATTATTATGGCACTGGCCATGATTGTTTTAACCATCGCCCTGGTCACCTATTTCGCCATTGGAGCGGGGAAATTCGTGGGAGAATTCATGGGAATCGATCCACGAGTTGCTGCTTTGCTGATGATAGTTCTGGCCATGATCTACACCGTTGCAAGCGGTCTGTACGGAGTTGTATGGACCGATGTGGTGCAGGGTGTGCTCATATTTGTAACCATTATTTTTGTCTGCGCGACGGCCATGAAGAAGGCTGTGATTCCCGAAGAATTCTATGTTTCCGTTCCCCTGGGGGATGGCCAGTTTCAAGCCATCAAGACAACCCTGGCCGAATGGACGAGGATACTGCCTCCTCTGGAAATGGACATGCCCGGGGAATATTCTATCTACAACCTCTTCGGAATTGCGATAATGTTCTATCTGTTCAAAGTTGTACTCGAGGGGAGTGGTGGCACAGGAGGCTATATGATCCAGCGTTACTTTGCCGCCCGCAGCGATCGTGAGGCAGGTCTCCTTTCGCTTTTCTGGACGTCTCTTCTTTCATTCCGCTGGCCTTTTATTGCTGCATTTGCCCTCCTG
It contains:
- a CDS encoding glycogen synthase — protein: MRVLFAVAEVTPFSKAGGLADVAGALPAELARMGLKMVVISPLYSLVRERGTGLNFAGISGTVLMGKRSYGYKVHRVSTVEEVTLDYLFVQNSEFYDRPGIYAQPDGTGFADSNARFFFFQRVLVDLIGKGDLDPEIVHLNDHHTALLPLLLANRGIRARTLLTVHNFEYQGSFSPKELSLLEERDRSQIRRLYPRRPGESYNALEIGLRQAHRVNTVSPSHASELLKTEGHSFGLFNVLTSIKSRFSGILNGADYSIWNPSLDPYLDIRYDVDSLDGKTRNKSKLLKECGLPDRLDDPLMGSVSRLVESKGFHLVLGIAEKLIQWDIRMVFLGTGDEIIKERLEALANRYPGHVAFHHGFDEDLAHQIEAGADMFMMPSEFEPCGLNQIYSLRYGTIPIVHETGGLADTVDNWNGSKGNGFVFKRYTERAFLRAVGKAIKAYRQPSVWRRIMRNAMKEDFSWFRAAMHYRELYSVLLSEEGDS
- a CDS encoding sugar phosphate nucleotidyltransferase, translated to MNVTSRVDAIVLGGGRGARLWPLTRERAKPAVQIGGKHRLIDIPLSNCINSNIKHIRILTQFNTASLHRHIFQTYTFDIFSRGNIELLAAQQTLENATWFQGTADAVRSYWERFVNLPTTHFIILAGDHLYRMDYREFFQAHLDAGADVTIALKAVLAENSSEFGIAKCDSSARVIDFLEKPASTALADVSTEGWVTDEHALASMGIYIFNKDVLNDALKMDGDDFGREIIPAVVKKYDTFGYQFHDYWVDIGTIGAFYEANMDLAGPAPEFEFYSARDPIYTRPRFLPGSRVSNAKIVDSVVSEGCIVGKSEIRHSILGMRSIVGNGVSLDGVYAMGADFYESEIGGKTYPGVGIGDNSILRKTILDKNVKIGKNVVLENRANAQKEDGDFYSIREGIIVIPKDTVIPDGTIV
- a CDS encoding sodium:solute symporter family protein; the encoded protein is MHVIDYVIVAVYLGGIVLVGLLLQRKASRDIDSYFLGNRNLPWWVLGASGMASNTDVAGTMINTAFIYALGTKGFFIEIRGGVTLIMAFLMIFMGKWNRRAQVMTLAQWMHFRFGTGREGNLARIIMALAMIVLTIALVTYFAIGAGKFVGEFMGIDPRVAALLMIVLAMIYTVASGLYGVVWTDVVQGVLIFVTIIFVCATAMKKAVIPEEFYVSVPLGDGQFQAIKTTLAEWTRILPPLEMDMPGEYSIYNLFGIAIMFYLFKVVLEGSGGTGGYMIQRYFAARSDREAGLLSLFWTSLLSFRWPFIAAFALLGVYYGTTTEVIADPELVLPTVIANFIPTGMKGLLVAGLMAAAMSTFDSTVNAGAAYWVKDLYQTYVNPDASEKTLMRHSRWASIIIVVLGLLFSYTISNINEIWGWITMGIGAGLFIPQLMRWYWWRFNGYGFSWGVGAGMVSAVITKLTAAQIPEYVSFLISGGASLVGCILGTYLTQPTERKTLENFYRTTRPFGFWGAIRKIFPDEVQSEIDRENRRDILSIFMAVPWQIVLFLFGMMIILQRWMNVVVLFVVLLLLSVGLYFSWFRYLSSEVKLEHKTTGDEN